A section of the Harmonia axyridis chromosome 2, icHarAxyr1.1, whole genome shotgun sequence genome encodes:
- the LOC123674208 gene encoding glutamyl-tRNA(Gln) amidotransferase subunit B, mitochondrial isoform X1: protein MMKLWFFKNPIRHYSSKTTQKWRSVVGLEVHAQIISKSKLFSPSSSAFSSPVNSNVSFLDASLPGTLPVLNKRCVEAGVMTALALNCDVNLVSMFDRKHYFYGDMPAGYQITQQRSPLAQYGNLHFFVYTPGVHKSPYSKEVRIKQLQLEQDSGKSLHDSDRSLIDLNRAGMGLMELVFEPDLTDGEEAAALVKELIAILKRIGTCSCKMEEGALRVDANVSIHREKEPLGVRTEIKNIGSVRGVASAIKYEINRQIEMKERGYDIINETRSWDAISKSTLPLRDKEEKQDYRYMPEPNLPPLYLSFGNLIPGLVNVKSLKEIQPELPAQIRIRLSKELGLTENQALLLVNDDVLLELFEETLKIKSLKPTLLANIIIYEFSKIITDFDKKPQEMTHWIMFLADSVHLLDTRQISRNTVRYLFEVLSKGCNKDALQIVHEQNLFQITDLEELRKLCEEVIKENETLVNTYKAGKKKVFKALMGKIALKTQDRADMAKCDEIMKNLLNKL, encoded by the exons CCTCAAAAACTACtca AAAATGGAGAAGCGTTGTCGGCTTGGAGGTACATgcacaaattatttcaaaatctaAACTGTTTTCTCCGTCTTCTTCTGCCTTTTCATCACCTGTTAATAGTAATGTTTCTTTTTTGGATGCATCGTTACCAGGAACTCTTCCTGTATTAAATAAGCGTTGTGTTGAAGCTGGTGTTATGACTGCATTAGCATTGAATTGTGATGTTAATTTAGTTTCTATGTTCGATAGAAAACATTACTTTTATGGAGATATGCCA GCTGGTTATCAAATTACTCAGCAAAGAAGCCCTCTAGCGCAATATGGAAATCTTCATTTTTTTGTGTACACACCTGGAGTTCACAAGTCTCCTTATAGTAAAGAAGTTAGAATCAAACAATTGCAATTAGAGCAAGACAGTGGTAAAAGTTTGCATGATTCTGATCGTAGCTTGATAGATTTGAATCGTGCAGGTATGGGATTGATGGAATTAGTTTTTGAACCTGATCTGACTGATGGAGAAGAAGCTGCTGCCCTAGTGAAAGAATTGATAGCAATACTGAAAAGAATTGGAACTTGTTCCTGTAAAATGGAAG agGGTGCCTTGAGAGTTGATGCTAATGTTTCTATACATAGAGAAAAGGAACCTCTAGGTGTAagaacagaaataaaaaatattggttctgtAAGGGGAGTAGCATCTGCAATTAAATATGAAATCAATAgacaaattgaaatgaaagagaGAGGATATGATATAATTAATGAAACTAGATCATGGGATGCTATCAGTAAATCAACACTACCTTTACGTGACAAAGAAGAAAAACAG GATTATCGTTACATGCCAGAGCCTAACCTACCTCCACTATATCTTTCTTTTGGAAACTTGATTCCCGGGCTTGTAAATGTGAAATCATTGAAAGAAATACAACCTGAATTACCAGCCCAAATCAGGATTAGATTGAGCAAAGAGCTAGGATTGACTGAAAATCAAGCATTACTTTTAGTG aatgatgATGTTCTATTGGAATTATTTGAAGAAACTCTGAAGATTAAATCTCTCAAACCTACATTGTTAgctaatattattatatatgaaTTCTCCAAAATTATTACTGATTTTGACAAAAAACCTCAGGAAAT GACTCATTGGATAATGTTTTTAGCTGATTCGGTACATTTACTGGATACAAGGCAAATTAGTAGAAATACTGTTCGTTATTTATTCGAAGTTTTATCCAAAGGATGTAATAAGGATGCTTTACAG ATTGTACATgaacaaaatttatttcaaataactgATCTAGAAGAACTTCGGAAATTGTGTGAAGAAGttataaaagaaaatgaaaCACTTGTCAATACATACAAGGCAGGAAAGAAAAAAGTCTTCAAAGCATTAATGGGAAAAATAGCATTGAAAACACAA
- the LOC123674208 gene encoding glutamyl-tRNA(Gln) amidotransferase subunit B, mitochondrial isoform X2: MMKLWFFKNPIRHYSSKTTQKWRSVVGLEAGYQITQQRSPLAQYGNLHFFVYTPGVHKSPYSKEVRIKQLQLEQDSGKSLHDSDRSLIDLNRAGMGLMELVFEPDLTDGEEAAALVKELIAILKRIGTCSCKMEEGALRVDANVSIHREKEPLGVRTEIKNIGSVRGVASAIKYEINRQIEMKERGYDIINETRSWDAISKSTLPLRDKEEKQDYRYMPEPNLPPLYLSFGNLIPGLVNVKSLKEIQPELPAQIRIRLSKELGLTENQALLLVNDDVLLELFEETLKIKSLKPTLLANIIIYEFSKIITDFDKKPQEMTHWIMFLADSVHLLDTRQISRNTVRYLFEVLSKGCNKDALQIVHEQNLFQITDLEELRKLCEEVIKENETLVNTYKAGKKKVFKALMGKIALKTQDRADMAKCDEIMKNLLNKL, translated from the exons CCTCAAAAACTACtca AAAATGGAGAAGCGTTGTCGGCTTGGAG GCTGGTTATCAAATTACTCAGCAAAGAAGCCCTCTAGCGCAATATGGAAATCTTCATTTTTTTGTGTACACACCTGGAGTTCACAAGTCTCCTTATAGTAAAGAAGTTAGAATCAAACAATTGCAATTAGAGCAAGACAGTGGTAAAAGTTTGCATGATTCTGATCGTAGCTTGATAGATTTGAATCGTGCAGGTATGGGATTGATGGAATTAGTTTTTGAACCTGATCTGACTGATGGAGAAGAAGCTGCTGCCCTAGTGAAAGAATTGATAGCAATACTGAAAAGAATTGGAACTTGTTCCTGTAAAATGGAAG agGGTGCCTTGAGAGTTGATGCTAATGTTTCTATACATAGAGAAAAGGAACCTCTAGGTGTAagaacagaaataaaaaatattggttctgtAAGGGGAGTAGCATCTGCAATTAAATATGAAATCAATAgacaaattgaaatgaaagagaGAGGATATGATATAATTAATGAAACTAGATCATGGGATGCTATCAGTAAATCAACACTACCTTTACGTGACAAAGAAGAAAAACAG GATTATCGTTACATGCCAGAGCCTAACCTACCTCCACTATATCTTTCTTTTGGAAACTTGATTCCCGGGCTTGTAAATGTGAAATCATTGAAAGAAATACAACCTGAATTACCAGCCCAAATCAGGATTAGATTGAGCAAAGAGCTAGGATTGACTGAAAATCAAGCATTACTTTTAGTG aatgatgATGTTCTATTGGAATTATTTGAAGAAACTCTGAAGATTAAATCTCTCAAACCTACATTGTTAgctaatattattatatatgaaTTCTCCAAAATTATTACTGATTTTGACAAAAAACCTCAGGAAAT GACTCATTGGATAATGTTTTTAGCTGATTCGGTACATTTACTGGATACAAGGCAAATTAGTAGAAATACTGTTCGTTATTTATTCGAAGTTTTATCCAAAGGATGTAATAAGGATGCTTTACAG ATTGTACATgaacaaaatttatttcaaataactgATCTAGAAGAACTTCGGAAATTGTGTGAAGAAGttataaaagaaaatgaaaCACTTGTCAATACATACAAGGCAGGAAAGAAAAAAGTCTTCAAAGCATTAATGGGAAAAATAGCATTGAAAACACAA